One window of Nocardia nova SH22a genomic DNA carries:
- a CDS encoding class I SAM-dependent methyltransferase, which yields MMDKPASWTAIRVCQGRAVADRRFAVGQFSDPIAAQLLRGSERTLVDHTLAAAAPSEWRNRLEYEMLTATAAVMAARTVVIDNAVDERGNQQLAILGAGLDARAWRMASLSEVDVFEIDHPASQQDKRNRIGTLQSVAKSVTYVPVDFGRDSLGPALAAAGHTDTLPTTWIWEGVMPYLTQAQVQTTLAAVAERSAIGSRLIATYPVPNRFARARHLTITLFSWFSTGRERRATEPQRSAWTPNIMHDLLAAHGFTVTADHELAAVAEQLAIPVHRSRFSDLGRVAVADRLED from the coding sequence ATGATGGACAAACCGGCGAGCTGGACCGCGATCCGGGTATGCCAAGGCCGTGCCGTGGCCGACCGGCGGTTCGCGGTCGGACAGTTCAGCGATCCCATTGCCGCCCAACTGCTACGTGGCAGCGAGCGCACACTGGTAGACCACACCCTAGCCGCAGCAGCGCCATCCGAGTGGCGCAATCGGCTGGAGTACGAAATGCTCACCGCCACAGCTGCTGTCATGGCGGCACGAACCGTCGTCATCGACAACGCAGTGGACGAACGCGGAAACCAGCAGCTGGCGATCCTGGGTGCCGGGTTGGACGCACGCGCGTGGCGAATGGCCAGTCTTTCCGAAGTCGATGTTTTCGAAATCGACCACCCCGCATCACAACAAGACAAGCGCAACCGCATCGGCACCTTGCAGTCGGTCGCGAAATCGGTGACCTATGTACCAGTGGATTTCGGACGTGACTCGCTGGGGCCTGCGCTGGCTGCGGCCGGCCATACGGACACACTTCCGACCACATGGATTTGGGAGGGGGTGATGCCGTATCTGACGCAAGCTCAGGTCCAGACAACCCTTGCCGCAGTCGCCGAGCGCAGCGCGATCGGCAGCCGCCTGATCGCCACCTATCCAGTGCCGAACCGGTTCGCCCGAGCTCGACACCTGACGATCACACTCTTCAGCTGGTTTTCCACAGGCCGCGAACGCCGCGCCACCGAGCCGCAGCGGTCTGCTTGGACCCCGAACATCATGCACGACCTGCTGGCGGCGCACGGCTTCACAGTCACCGCCGACCACGAGCTGGCTGCCGTAGCAGAGCAACTTGCAATTCCTGTCCATCGCTCCCGATTCTCCGACTTGGGCCGCGTCGCAGTAGCCGACCGACTGGAAGATTGA
- a CDS encoding arylamine N-acetyltransferase family protein, translating to MTEFSAPVSQWDGAELDLAAYLARIGFDAPQEPTLDTLRALQFAHTTTIPFENIEPVLRRPVPLDLPSLQDKIVRSRRGGYCYENVIVFAAALERLGFGVIGLQGRVSMGAPRGTIRPATHALLRVTTADDERIWLCDVGFGGGPSAPLALEPDAGEVRAGDWRFRLERVRGELDSELWVLHQFAREGWVDRHSFTMNPQYRIDYAVGNHFVSTSPRSPFVTRPFVQRFRPDRHDVIDDTAWITEYPDGSSRTRDLSPRDLPKILAAEFDIELDDADAARLAAGEWLNR from the coding sequence GTGACGGAATTCTCGGCTCCGGTCTCGCAGTGGGACGGTGCGGAACTGGATCTGGCGGCCTATCTCGCCCGCATCGGATTCGACGCGCCGCAGGAACCCACCCTGGACACGCTGCGCGCGCTGCAGTTCGCGCACACCACGACGATTCCGTTCGAGAACATCGAGCCGGTTCTGCGTCGTCCGGTGCCGCTGGATCTTCCGTCGTTGCAGGACAAGATCGTCCGGTCGCGCCGCGGCGGCTACTGCTACGAGAACGTCATCGTGTTCGCCGCCGCACTGGAACGACTCGGATTCGGCGTGATCGGACTGCAGGGCCGGGTCAGCATGGGCGCGCCCCGGGGCACCATTCGTCCGGCAACCCATGCGCTGTTGCGGGTCACCACCGCCGACGACGAGCGAATCTGGCTGTGCGACGTGGGATTCGGCGGCGGGCCGTCGGCGCCGCTGGCACTGGAGCCGGATGCGGGCGAGGTCCGGGCCGGTGACTGGCGCTTCCGGCTCGAACGGGTCCGCGGGGAACTCGACTCCGAACTGTGGGTGCTGCACCAGTTCGCCCGCGAGGGCTGGGTCGATCGCCACAGCTTCACGATGAATCCGCAGTACCGCATCGACTACGCCGTGGGCAACCACTTCGTGTCCACCTCGCCCCGATCGCCGTTCGTGACCCGGCCCTTCGTCCAGCGGTTCCGCCCCGACCGCCACGACGTCATCGACGACACCGCGTGGATCACCGAATATCCGGACGGCAGCTCCCGCACCCGCGACCTGTCACCGCGGGATCTGCCGAAAATCCTTGCCGCCGAATTCGATATCGAACTCGACGACGCCGACGCGGCCCGGCTGGCGGCCGGTGAGTGGCTGAACCGGTAG
- a CDS encoding penicillin-binding transpeptidase domain-containing protein produces MRTGSKLLALIAAPVLAAAACSGDSSADRLDTSVHGFADALTRGDATAAAAATSDPAQATATLTALFDSLGKKVRSEVKSVDRSGQHATFTLATTWTFGAAADKAGHTWTYTTQGTADESGDHWAVRWNPATVAPGLDTGPLSYDTVAPQPAARVLDDKGAELMTQQVVTLVQLAPGADPNAVAGVLDSIDPSITGASLRQEMDKSRGAPVTAITLRADDLARVQDGLSALPNVTLAPQNRLLTVDKTLSAPTLSGLSDLWQQETDAAAGWAVRAQTTDGPHTVGGQDPKPVADIPATLDSDALGRAEAALAPVATPAAMVVLQPSTGNLLAVAQNAPADAQGPIALTGLYPPGSTFKTVTVSAALQAGQVTADSMVACPGTENIEGRQIPNDNNFDLGTVPLHTAFAKSCNTSMGRLAVNLPPDGLTRAAAQLGLGVDFTAPGMTTVTGKVPVADTPALRVEEGIGQGQVTASPFGMALVAATVAHGSVPAPTIVAGQPARADRVAPPVPAPVLDQVKTMMRETITNGTATSLADIPDMLGKTGTAEYIDDTHAHGWFVGIDGDLALAVFVSDAGSSSPAVEAAGRFLRKQ; encoded by the coding sequence GTGCGCACCGGTTCGAAGCTGCTCGCTCTGATCGCCGCCCCGGTTCTCGCTGCCGCCGCCTGTTCCGGGGACAGCTCGGCCGACCGGCTCGACACCAGCGTGCACGGCTTCGCCGACGCGCTGACCCGCGGCGACGCCACCGCGGCCGCGGCGGCCACCAGCGATCCCGCCCAGGCCACCGCGACACTGACCGCCCTGTTCGACAGCCTCGGCAAGAAGGTGCGATCCGAGGTGAAGTCGGTCGACCGGTCCGGTCAGCACGCCACCTTCACCCTCGCCACCACCTGGACCTTCGGCGCTGCCGCGGACAAGGCCGGGCACACCTGGACTTACACCACCCAGGGCACGGCCGACGAGTCCGGCGACCACTGGGCGGTGCGATGGAATCCCGCCACCGTCGCCCCCGGCCTCGACACCGGACCGCTGAGCTACGACACCGTGGCGCCGCAGCCCGCCGCGCGGGTCCTCGACGACAAGGGCGCGGAGCTGATGACCCAGCAGGTCGTCACCCTCGTCCAGCTCGCGCCCGGCGCCGATCCGAACGCCGTTGCGGGCGTGCTCGATTCGATCGATCCGTCGATCACCGGCGCGAGCCTGCGCCAGGAGATGGACAAGTCACGGGGCGCGCCGGTCACCGCGATCACGCTGCGCGCCGACGATCTGGCCCGGGTGCAGGACGGGCTGAGCGCCCTGCCGAATGTCACCCTCGCACCACAGAACCGGCTGCTGACCGTCGACAAGACACTGTCCGCGCCGACGCTGTCCGGTCTGAGCGATCTCTGGCAGCAGGAGACCGACGCGGCCGCGGGATGGGCGGTGCGCGCGCAGACCACCGACGGCCCGCACACGGTCGGCGGACAGGACCCGAAACCGGTCGCCGACATCCCGGCCACCCTGGACTCCGACGCGCTGGGCCGCGCCGAGGCCGCGCTGGCGCCCGTCGCGACGCCCGCGGCCATGGTGGTGCTGCAACCGTCGACCGGCAATCTGCTGGCCGTGGCGCAGAACGCGCCCGCCGACGCCCAGGGGCCGATCGCGCTGACCGGCCTGTACCCGCCGGGATCCACCTTCAAGACGGTGACGGTGTCGGCCGCGCTGCAGGCCGGTCAGGTCACCGCCGACAGCATGGTCGCCTGCCCGGGGACCGAGAACATCGAGGGCCGTCAGATCCCCAACGACAACAACTTCGACCTGGGCACCGTCCCCCTGCACACGGCATTCGCGAAGTCCTGCAACACCTCCATGGGACGGCTCGCGGTGAATCTGCCGCCGGACGGGCTCACCCGGGCCGCGGCGCAGCTGGGGCTCGGCGTGGATTTCACCGCACCGGGAATGACCACGGTCACCGGCAAGGTGCCCGTCGCCGACACTCCCGCGCTGCGCGTCGAGGAGGGGATCGGCCAGGGACAGGTGACCGCGTCCCCGTTCGGAATGGCGCTGGTCGCCGCGACGGTCGCGCACGGTTCGGTACCGGCGCCCACGATCGTCGCGGGACAGCCCGCCCGCGCGGACCGGGTGGCGCCGCCCGTTCCGGCGCCGGTGCTCGATCAGGTGAAAACCATGATGCGCGAGACGATTACGAACGGCACCGCGACCAGCCTCGCCGACATCCCCGATATGCTCGGCAAGACCGGCACCGCCGAGTACATCGACGACACCCACGCCCACGGCTGGTTCGTCGGCATCGACGGAGACCTCGCGCTGGCGGTGTTCGTCTCCGATGCCGGGAGTTCGTCGCCCGCCGTCGAAGCCGCCGGACGTTTCCTGCGGAAACAGTAG
- a CDS encoding serine/threonine-protein kinase produces MIAGHYRLVERIGSGGTGVVWRAVDERLERSVAIKQILTQPSLPPGEKDIVRQRAAREARNAARFQHPNAIVVFDITDHDGDPCLIMEYLQSQSLAVVLSAQGTLPLPQVARIGEQVASALVAAHRAGIVHRDIKPGNVLLGDNGTVKITDFGISKAKGDVNLTATGLISGTAAYLAPEVARGAEPSPAADVFALGATLFHALEGEPPYGTNPNPLALLYAAANGQLSQPRNAGPLTDLLLDLLSFEPEDRPSMTDVRDQLADFADQGADAESTRMLATHRSAPRRQATRTLDRRAEQADISTAEMMAGAAVLSEPEMKPVRPANAHPTRSNPIPATDPAPARNAKPWVFAGGFAAGLVIVAAALYLMFGGAKTDSSGGQANSPSATASAQPGTSVPAVAAVGQAKSTGKVDASQAVAETKQFYDTLTESDPSSAWNQLTPGAQQVYGSKTAFVSYWKQRQVTNFSTIEVVNNTNNSDGSVDIRVASVSYGDGQDKSAELRFVAGANGQLLIDSDTRA; encoded by the coding sequence GTGATCGCAGGGCATTACCGCCTGGTCGAGCGGATTGGTAGCGGCGGCACAGGCGTCGTCTGGCGTGCCGTCGACGAACGACTCGAACGGTCGGTCGCGATCAAGCAGATCCTTACTCAGCCCAGCCTGCCGCCGGGTGAGAAGGACATCGTCCGTCAGCGCGCCGCACGCGAGGCGCGCAACGCGGCGCGCTTCCAGCACCCCAACGCGATCGTGGTCTTCGACATCACCGATCACGACGGCGACCCGTGCCTGATCATGGAATATCTGCAGTCGCAGAGCCTGGCGGTGGTGCTGTCCGCACAGGGCACCCTGCCGCTGCCGCAGGTCGCGCGCATCGGCGAGCAGGTGGCCTCCGCGCTGGTCGCCGCCCATCGGGCGGGCATCGTGCACCGGGACATCAAGCCCGGCAACGTCCTGCTCGGTGACAACGGCACGGTGAAGATCACCGACTTCGGCATCTCCAAGGCCAAGGGCGATGTGAACCTCACCGCGACCGGCCTGATCTCCGGCACCGCCGCCTATCTGGCCCCCGAGGTCGCCCGCGGCGCCGAGCCCAGCCCGGCCGCCGACGTCTTCGCCTTGGGCGCAACGCTTTTCCACGCCCTCGAGGGGGAGCCGCCCTACGGCACCAACCCCAATCCGCTCGCGCTGCTGTACGCCGCGGCCAACGGTCAGCTCAGCCAGCCGCGCAATGCCGGACCGCTCACCGATCTGCTGCTCGATCTGCTCAGCTTCGAGCCGGAGGACCGGCCGAGCATGACCGATGTGCGCGATCAGCTGGCCGACTTCGCCGATCAGGGCGCCGACGCCGAATCCACCCGGATGCTGGCCACCCACCGCAGCGCCCCGCGCCGCCAGGCCACCCGGACCCTGGACCGCCGTGCCGAACAGGCCGATATCTCCACCGCGGAGATGATGGCCGGCGCCGCCGTGCTGTCGGAACCGGAGATGAAGCCGGTCCGCCCCGCCAACGCGCACCCCACCCGCTCCAACCCGATCCCCGCCACCGATCCCGCCCCCGCCCGCAATGCCAAGCCGTGGGTGTTCGCCGGTGGATTCGCCGCGGGCCTGGTGATCGTGGCCGCCGCGCTGTATCTGATGTTCGGTGGTGCGAAGACGGATTCGTCCGGGGGACAGGCGAATTCGCCCTCGGCGACAGCCTCGGCTCAGCCCGGCACGTCGGTGCCGGCGGTGGCGGCGGTCGGCCAAGCCAAGAGCACGGGCAAGGTCGACGCCTCCCAAGCGGTCGCCGAGACCAAGCAGTTCTACGACACGCTCACCGAATCCGATCCCAGCAGCGCCTGGAACCAGCTGACGCCGGGCGCACAGCAGGTCTACGGCAGCAAGACGGCGTTCGTGTCGTACTGGAAGCAGCGCCAGGTGACCAATTTCAGCACGATCGAGGTCGTGAACAACACCAACAACTCGGACGGCTCGGTTGATATCCGGGTCGCCAGCGTGAGTTATGGGGACGGGCAGGACAAGTCGGCCGAACTCCGGTTCGTTGCGGGGGCCAACGGCCAGCTCCTCATCGACAGCGACACTCGCGCCTGA
- a CDS encoding maleylpyruvate isomerase family mycothiol-dependent enzyme — MSIRQLLDEERADLIALLGELNDAEWEQPSLCAGWRVRDVVGHLLYDEISPNGYARMAIRRRMNTDRINGDLVDRVRDLSPAELVSRLEHSGQRITRMWPSLGLADMLVHHQDIRRPLGRPRTIPAERLVAVLTHPDPFARPGRYTRGLRLVATDVEWSSGTGPEVRGPGEALALAMVGRPVALADLTGGGVAALRARHGA, encoded by the coding sequence ATGAGTATTCGGCAGCTGTTGGACGAGGAGCGCGCGGATCTGATCGCCCTGCTGGGGGAGCTGAACGATGCGGAGTGGGAACAGCCGTCGCTGTGCGCCGGGTGGCGGGTGCGGGATGTGGTGGGACATCTGCTCTACGACGAGATCTCGCCTAACGGGTACGCGCGCATGGCGATTCGCCGCCGGATGAACACCGATCGGATCAACGGTGATCTGGTGGATCGGGTGCGAGACCTGTCCCCGGCGGAATTGGTGTCCCGGCTCGAACATTCCGGCCAGCGCATCACCCGGATGTGGCCGAGTCTGGGGCTGGCCGACATGCTGGTCCACCACCAGGACATCCGCCGCCCGCTGGGTCGTCCGCGCACGATCCCGGCCGAACGGCTCGTCGCGGTGCTCACGCATCCGGATCCGTTCGCCCGGCCGGGCCGGTACACGCGCGGACTGCGGCTGGTCGCCACCGACGTCGAGTGGTCCTCAGGGACCGGTCCCGAGGTCCGCGGGCCCGGTGAGGCACTGGCCCTGGCCATGGTCGGCCGCCCGGTCGCCCTGGCCGACCTCACCGGCGGCGGCGTCGCAGCCCTGCGGGCACGCCACGGCGCCTGA
- the hisD gene encoding histidinol dehydrogenase yields MTSRIEPARVDLRGRTPSAAELRAALPRGGVDVDSVLHHVRPVVEAIRDRGVEAAQEFSVQFDGVAPPSVRVPAAELDKALAELDPAVRAALEVAIERTRVVHADQRRTDTTTEVVPGGTVTERWVPVERVGLYVPGGNAVYPSSVVMNVVPAQAAGVESLVVASPPQAQFGGLPHPTILAAAKLLGVEEVWAVGGAQAVALLSYGGTDTDGAQLAPVDMITGPGNIYVTAAKRLCRGLVGIDAEAGPTEIAILADATADPAHVAADLISQAEHDVLAASVLVTDSVALADAVDTAINTQLEVVKHRHRVSEALSGKQSGIVLVDDIEQGLRVVNAYAAEHLEIQTADAAAVAARVRSAGAIFVGAWSPVSLGDYCAGSNHVLPTAGCARHSSGLSVQTFLRGIHVVEYTEAALKDVAGHVVSLSTAEDLPAHGQAVQVRFEALS; encoded by the coding sequence ATGACTAGCCGCATCGAGCCGGCCCGCGTGGATCTGCGCGGCCGCACGCCCTCCGCTGCCGAACTGCGCGCGGCCCTGCCGCGCGGGGGAGTGGACGTGGACTCGGTGCTGCATCATGTGCGGCCGGTGGTGGAGGCCATCCGGGATCGCGGGGTCGAGGCCGCCCAGGAATTCAGTGTGCAATTCGACGGCGTGGCGCCGCCGAGCGTGCGCGTCCCGGCCGCTGAACTGGACAAAGCCCTCGCCGAACTCGATCCGGCCGTGCGCGCGGCGCTCGAGGTGGCGATCGAGCGCACCCGCGTCGTGCACGCCGACCAGCGCCGCACCGACACCACCACCGAGGTCGTGCCCGGCGGCACCGTCACCGAACGCTGGGTTCCGGTCGAGCGGGTCGGCCTCTACGTGCCCGGCGGCAATGCCGTGTACCCCTCCAGCGTCGTGATGAACGTCGTCCCGGCCCAGGCCGCGGGCGTGGAGTCGCTGGTGGTGGCCTCGCCGCCGCAGGCGCAGTTCGGTGGCCTGCCGCACCCGACCATCCTCGCCGCGGCGAAACTGCTCGGCGTCGAGGAGGTGTGGGCCGTCGGCGGCGCCCAGGCGGTCGCGCTGCTGTCCTACGGCGGCACCGACACCGACGGTGCGCAGCTGGCGCCGGTCGACATGATCACCGGGCCGGGCAACATCTACGTCACCGCGGCCAAGCGGCTGTGCCGCGGCCTGGTCGGCATCGACGCCGAGGCCGGGCCCACCGAGATCGCGATCCTGGCCGACGCCACCGCCGATCCGGCGCATGTGGCCGCCGATCTGATCTCCCAGGCCGAACACGATGTGCTCGCCGCGAGCGTCCTGGTCACCGACAGCGTCGCGCTCGCCGACGCGGTGGACACCGCGATCAACACCCAGCTCGAAGTGGTCAAACACCGGCACCGGGTGTCGGAGGCGTTGTCCGGCAAGCAATCCGGCATTGTGCTGGTCGACGATATCGAGCAGGGCCTGCGCGTGGTGAACGCCTACGCGGCCGAACACCTCGAGATCCAGACCGCCGACGCCGCGGCCGTCGCCGCCCGGGTACGCAGTGCCGGTGCGATCTTCGTCGGCGCGTGGTCGCCGGTGAGCCTCGGCGACTACTGCGCGGGATCCAATCACGTGCTGCCCACGGCCGGATGCGCCCGGCACTCCTCGGGCCTGAGCGTGCAGACCTTCCTGCGCGGCATCCATGTCGTGGAGTACACCGAGGCGGCGCTGAAAGACGTTGCCGGGCATGTGGTCTCACTGTCCACGGCGGAGGACCTGCCCGCGCACGGGCAGGCCGTGCAGGTGCGGTTCGAGGCGCTGTCGTGA
- a CDS encoding histidinol-phosphate transaminase, which produces METTAIPGARTTLDDLPLRENLRGKSPYGAPQLTVPVQLNTNENPHPPSRALVDDVAESIRAAAVDLHRYPDRDAVALRTDLAAYLTRQTGIAVGTANVWAANGSNEILQQLLQAFGGPGRSALGFVPSYSMHPIISEGIDTEWVEAKRNADFSLDIDYAVAVIADRRPDVVFVTSPNNPTGHSIAPAELERVLDAAPGIVVVDEAYGEFSAAPSALGLIDRYPAKLVVSRTMSKAFAFAGGRLGYLVAAPAVIEAMLLVRLPYHLSVVTQAAARAALRHADETLGSVAELAAQRDRVATALRELGFEVVPSDANFLLFGYFGDAPRTWQRYLDSGVLIRDVGIPGYLRVTIGLAAENDEFLRVSATLAATEVISR; this is translated from the coding sequence ATCGAGACCACCGCGATTCCCGGCGCCCGGACCACCCTCGACGATCTCCCGCTGCGGGAGAACCTGCGGGGTAAGAGTCCGTACGGCGCACCGCAATTGACCGTTCCGGTGCAGTTGAACACCAACGAGAACCCGCATCCGCCCAGCCGCGCGCTGGTCGACGACGTCGCCGAATCCATTCGCGCCGCCGCCGTCGATCTGCACCGCTATCCAGACCGGGACGCGGTCGCGCTGCGCACCGATCTGGCCGCCTATCTGACCCGGCAGACCGGTATCGCGGTCGGCACCGCGAATGTGTGGGCGGCCAACGGCTCCAACGAGATTCTGCAACAGCTGCTGCAGGCATTCGGCGGGCCCGGGCGTAGTGCGCTGGGCTTCGTGCCCTCGTATTCGATGCACCCGATCATCTCCGAGGGCATCGACACCGAATGGGTCGAGGCCAAGCGCAACGCCGACTTCTCCCTCGACATCGATTACGCGGTGGCGGTGATCGCCGACCGCCGCCCCGATGTGGTGTTCGTGACCAGCCCGAACAATCCGACCGGACATTCGATCGCACCGGCCGAACTCGAGCGCGTCCTCGACGCCGCCCCCGGCATCGTGGTCGTCGACGAGGCCTACGGCGAATTCTCCGCCGCGCCCAGCGCACTGGGCCTGATCGACCGGTATCCGGCGAAACTGGTGGTCAGCCGGACCATGAGCAAGGCGTTCGCCTTCGCCGGGGGCCGGTTGGGCTATCTGGTCGCCGCCCCCGCGGTGATCGAGGCGATGCTGCTGGTGCGGCTGCCGTACCACCTGTCCGTGGTCACCCAGGCCGCGGCGCGAGCCGCCCTGCGGCACGCGGACGAGACCCTGGGCAGCGTCGCCGAACTGGCCGCGCAGCGCGATCGGGTGGCCACGGCACTGCGGGAACTGGGCTTCGAGGTCGTACCGTCGGATGCGAATTTCCTGCTGTTCGGTTACTTCGGCGACGCCCCGCGCACCTGGCAGCGCTATCTGGACTCCGGTGTGCTGATCCGCGATGTCGGGATACCCGGCTATCTGCGCGTCACCATCGGGCTGGCCGCCGAGAACGACGAATTTCTGCGCGTCAGTGCGACATTGGCAGCCACCGAGGTGATCTCCCGATGA
- the hisB gene encoding imidazoleglycerol-phosphate dehydratase HisB: MTGEGNMNRTARVERTTRESSIVVELNLDGTGRTDISTGVPFYDHMLTAFGQHGSFDLTVQAKGDIEIEAHHTVEDTAIVLGQALGQALGDKKGIRRFGDCYIPMDETLAHAVVDVSGRPYCVHDGEPERLLQTVIPSAGPGASYSTVLNRHVFESLAFNARIALHVRVLYGRDQHHITEAEFKAVARALRAAVEPDPRVTGVPSTKGTL; encoded by the coding sequence ATGACCGGGGAAGGGAATATGAACCGCACCGCGCGGGTGGAACGCACCACCCGGGAGTCGAGCATCGTGGTCGAGCTGAATCTGGACGGCACCGGCCGCACCGACATCAGCACCGGCGTCCCGTTCTACGACCACATGCTCACCGCCTTCGGCCAGCACGGCAGTTTCGACCTGACCGTGCAGGCGAAGGGCGATATCGAGATCGAGGCCCACCACACGGTCGAGGACACCGCCATCGTCCTCGGGCAGGCCCTGGGCCAGGCCCTCGGCGACAAGAAGGGCATCCGCCGCTTCGGCGACTGCTACATCCCGATGGACGAGACCCTCGCGCACGCGGTCGTCGACGTGTCCGGCCGTCCCTACTGTGTCCACGACGGTGAACCGGAACGACTGCTGCAGACCGTGATTCCGAGTGCGGGCCCGGGCGCGTCCTATTCGACCGTGCTCAACCGGCACGTCTTCGAATCCCTCGCGTTCAACGCCCGGATCGCGCTGCACGTGCGGGTGCTCTACGGCCGCGACCAGCATCACATCACCGAGGCCGAGTTCAAGGCCGTCGCGCGGGCGCTGCGGGCCGCCGTCGAACCGGATCCGCGGGTCACCGGGGTGCCGTCCACGAAGGGAACGCTGTGA
- the hisH gene encoding imidazole glycerol phosphate synthase subunit HisH, giving the protein MSTSVALLDYGSGNLHSAARALARTGAEVTVTSDPQIALNADGLVVPGVGAFAACMAGLTKVRGERIIGTRLAGGRPVLGICVGMQIMFERGVEFGVETEGCGQWPGTVERLPAQVLPHMGWNTVTAPADSVLFAGMDPQTRFYFVHSYAAQKWEWEDEGILAPAKLIWAEHGGPFLAAVENGPLCATQFHPEKSGDAGAHLLRNWVASL; this is encoded by the coding sequence GTGAGCACATCGGTCGCACTGCTGGACTACGGTTCGGGCAATCTGCACTCCGCGGCCCGTGCCCTGGCGCGGACCGGGGCCGAGGTGACGGTGACCTCCGATCCGCAGATCGCGCTGAACGCCGACGGCCTGGTCGTCCCGGGAGTCGGCGCCTTCGCCGCGTGTATGGCGGGGCTGACGAAGGTGCGCGGCGAGCGGATCATCGGTACCCGGCTCGCCGGCGGCCGCCCGGTGCTCGGGATCTGTGTCGGTATGCAGATCATGTTCGAGCGCGGTGTCGAATTCGGCGTCGAGACCGAGGGCTGCGGCCAGTGGCCCGGCACCGTGGAACGGCTTCCGGCGCAGGTACTTCCGCACATGGGCTGGAACACCGTCACCGCACCCGCCGACAGTGTGCTGTTCGCGGGCATGGATCCGCAGACCCGCTTCTACTTCGTGCACTCCTACGCCGCGCAGAAATGGGAGTGGGAGGACGAGGGCATCCTCGCCCCGGCGAAACTGATCTGGGCCGAACACGGCGGGCCGTTCCTCGCGGCGGTGGAGAACGGGCCGCTGTGCGCCACCCAGTTCCATCCGGAGAAGTCCGGCGACGCGGGCGCGCACCTGCTGCGGAACTGGGTCGCCTCGCTGTGA
- the priA gene encoding bifunctional 1-(5-phosphoribosyl)-5-((5-phosphoribosylamino)methylideneamino)imidazole-4-carboxamide isomerase/phosphoribosylanthranilate isomerase PriA — MSLVLLPAVDVANGEAVRLVQGEAGSETGYGAPREAALAWQQAGAEWVHLVDLDAAFGRGSNRELLAEVVGELDVKVELSGGIRDDESLKAAMATGCARVNLGTAALEDPQWCARAIAEYGDRVAVGLDVRIIDGQYRLRGRGWVSDGGDLWEVLERLERDGCSRYVVTDVSKDGTLQGPNLDILRQVCQATDAPVIASGGVSTLDDLRAISGLVPEGVEGAIVGKALYAGRFTLPEALDAVR, encoded by the coding sequence GTGAGTCTTGTGCTGTTACCCGCCGTCGATGTCGCCAATGGTGAGGCCGTGCGCCTGGTTCAGGGGGAGGCCGGCAGCGAAACCGGCTACGGCGCGCCCCGCGAGGCCGCGCTGGCCTGGCAGCAGGCGGGTGCCGAATGGGTGCATCTGGTGGATCTGGATGCGGCGTTCGGGCGCGGTTCCAACCGCGAACTGCTGGCCGAGGTGGTCGGCGAGCTCGATGTGAAGGTGGAACTGTCCGGCGGTATCCGCGACGACGAGTCGCTGAAGGCCGCCATGGCCACCGGCTGCGCGCGGGTCAACCTCGGTACCGCGGCACTCGAGGATCCGCAGTGGTGCGCGCGGGCGATCGCCGAATACGGCGACCGGGTGGCGGTCGGCCTGGACGTGCGGATCATCGACGGGCAGTACCGGTTGCGGGGCCGTGGCTGGGTGAGCGACGGCGGCGATCTGTGGGAGGTGCTCGAGCGCCTCGAACGCGACGGTTGCAGCCGCTACGTGGTCACCGATGTGAGCAAGGACGGCACCCTGCAGGGCCCCAACCTGGACATCCTGCGGCAGGTGTGCCAGGCCACCGACGCTCCGGTGATCGCCTCCGGCGGTGTGTCCACACTCGACGACCTGCGCGCCATCTCGGGCCTGGTGCCCGAGGGCGTCGAAGGGGCGATCGTCGGAAAAGCCTTGTACGCCGGGCGTTTCACCCTGCCCGAGGCGCTGGACGCGGTCCGCTGA